Proteins encoded in a region of the Clostridium butyricum genome:
- the udp gene encoding uridine phosphorylase produces MNYSEGSGKQYHIAVGEGEVGKYVILPGDPKRCEKIAKYFENPVLVADNREYVTYTGYLDGEKVSVTSTGIGGPSAAIALEELVKCGADTFIRVGTCGGMELDVKGGDIVVATGSIRMEGTSKEYAPIEFPAVANFDVVNALVDASKTLNKTYHTGVVQSKDSFYGQHSPETKPVSYELENKWNAWLRCGCLASEMESAALFIVGSYLRVRTGACFLVIANQECEKAGLDNPQCHDSEESIKVAVEGIRNMIKLDKKKASK; encoded by the coding sequence ATGAATTATTCAGAAGGTTCAGGAAAACAATATCATATTGCTGTAGGTGAAGGTGAAGTTGGAAAATATGTAATACTTCCTGGTGATCCTAAGAGATGTGAAAAAATTGCAAAATATTTTGAAAATCCAGTACTTGTTGCAGATAACAGAGAGTATGTTACTTATACAGGTTATTTAGATGGAGAAAAAGTTAGTGTTACATCAACAGGAATTGGTGGACCATCAGCAGCAATAGCTTTAGAAGAATTAGTTAAATGTGGAGCAGATACATTTATAAGAGTTGGTACATGTGGTGGAATGGAACTTGATGTTAAGGGTGGAGACATTGTAGTAGCAACTGGTTCTATAAGAATGGAAGGTACAAGTAAAGAGTATGCACCAATTGAATTCCCAGCAGTAGCAAATTTTGATGTTGTAAATGCACTTGTAGATGCATCTAAAACATTAAATAAAACATACCATACAGGAGTTGTTCAATCTAAAGACTCATTTTATGGGCAACATTCACCAGAAACTAAACCGGTTAGTTATGAACTAGAAAATAAGTGGAATGCATGGCTAAGATGTGGATGTTTAGCATCAGAAATGGAAAGTGCAGCATTATTTATTGTAGGAAGTTATTTAAGAGTTCGTACAGGAGCATGTTTCTTAGTTATTGCAAATCAAGAATGTGAAAAAGCAGGGTTAGATAATCCACAATGTCATGATTCAGAAGAATCAATTAAGGTTGCAGTTGAAGGAATAAGAAATATGATTAAGTTAGATAAAAAAAAGGCATCTAAATAA
- a CDS encoding NupC/NupG family nucleoside CNT transporter, with product MKIFISIFGIIVVLGFMYLLSSNRKEIPYKTVIKALGIQFVIAFLLVKFPLGRLIVQKISDVVTGVLNCGREGLLFVFGSLADGGAPTGFVFGIQTLGNIIFVSALVGALYYLGVIGFIVKIIGKAVGKVLGTSQVESFVAVANMFLGQTESPILVSKYLGKMTKSEIVVVLVSGMGSMSATIIGGYTALGIPMENLLIASALVPMGSMAIAKILTPEVEKGENLDNLSIDNKGDNANILSAISEGAINGMNTALAIGASLIAILGLVAIVNMFLGYFGLSLEQIFSYVFAPLGFLMGLEGSEVLTAGQLLGSKLVLNEFVAFQSLGEIINSLSERTGLILSISLAGFANVSSIGVCISGIAALCPEKRNILAKLAFKSMLGGFAVSVLSGMIVGIITLL from the coding sequence ATGAAAATATTTATAAGCATTTTTGGTATTATTGTAGTATTAGGATTTATGTATTTATTATCTTCCAATAGAAAAGAGATTCCGTATAAAACAGTTATAAAAGCTTTGGGAATTCAATTTGTAATTGCATTTTTACTTGTTAAATTTCCACTAGGAAGATTAATTGTACAAAAGATATCTGATGTTGTAACTGGAGTTTTAAACTGTGGAAGAGAAGGACTGCTATTTGTGTTTGGAAGTCTTGCAGATGGAGGAGCACCAACAGGATTTGTATTTGGTATACAAACACTTGGAAATATAATTTTCGTTTCAGCATTGGTTGGAGCATTATATTATCTTGGAGTTATAGGATTTATAGTAAAAATAATAGGTAAAGCTGTAGGAAAAGTACTTGGAACAAGTCAAGTTGAAAGTTTTGTTGCAGTAGCAAACATGTTTTTAGGTCAGACAGAAAGTCCAATTTTAGTAAGTAAATATTTAGGGAAAATGACTAAGAGTGAAATCGTTGTTGTATTAGTTTCAGGAATGGGAAGTATGTCAGCGACTATAATTGGTGGATACACAGCTCTTGGAATACCTATGGAAAATTTACTTATAGCAAGTGCATTAGTACCTATGGGAAGTATGGCAATTGCAAAAATTTTAACGCCAGAAGTTGAAAAAGGTGAAAATTTAGATAATTTATCAATAGATAATAAAGGGGATAATGCAAATATATTATCAGCTATTTCAGAAGGTGCAATTAATGGTATGAATACAGCACTTGCAATTGGAGCTTCACTTATAGCTATATTAGGATTAGTTGCAATAGTAAATATGTTTCTTGGATACTTTGGTTTAAGCCTTGAACAAATTTTCTCTTATGTTTTTGCACCATTAGGATTTCTTATGGGTCTTGAAGGAAGTGAAGTGTTAACAGCTGGTCAACTTTTAGGAAGTAAATTAGTATTAAATGAATTTGTAGCATTCCAATCTTTGGGAGAAATTATAAATTCATTAAGTGAAAGAACAGGATTAATTTTATCAATTTCACTTGCAGGATTTGCAAATGTTTCTAGTATTGGTGTATGTATTTCAGGGATTGCAGCATTATGTCCTGAAAAGAGAAATATACTAGCAAAACTTGCTTTTAAATCTATGTTAGGAGGATTTGCAGTAAGTGTGTTAAGTGGAATGATAGTAGGGATTATTACATTACTTTAA
- the cdd gene encoding cytidine deaminase, producing MENYKELLERAFKAMENAYAPYSNYRVGSCVLTKDNKYFIGANIENASYGLTNCAERNAIFQTYSNGYRKDDVLAIAIVCEGNTLAAPCGACRQVLVELLNKDTPIVLSNKKTEKICTIEELMPMSFTSSDLA from the coding sequence ATGGAAAATTATAAAGAACTTTTAGAAAGAGCATTTAAAGCAATGGAAAATGCATATGCACCATATTCTAATTATAGAGTTGGTTCCTGTGTTTTAACTAAAGATAATAAATATTTTATTGGTGCAAATATTGAAAATGCATCTTATGGATTAACTAATTGTGCTGAAAGAAATGCAATTTTTCAAACTTATTCAAATGGATATAGAAAAGATGATGTTTTAGCAATAGCAATAGTATGTGAAGGAAATACGCTTGCTGCACCATGTGGAGCATGCAGACAGGTATTAGTTGAACTTTTAAATAAAGATACACCTATAGTTTTATCAAATAAGAAAACTGAAAAGATATGTACAATAGAAGAACTTATGCCTATGTCTTTTACAAGTTCAGATTTAGCATAA
- a CDS encoding phosphopentomutase: MKKYNRIFTIVIDSLGIGQMNDSEKYGDVNVDTLGHIADSVESFNIPNLQKLGLANLHPIKHVKSIEKPLGYAMKMREASVGKDTMTGHWEMMGLHITKPFQTFTDTGFPKELLDELEKRTGHKIVGNKSASGTEILDELAEHQMKTGDMIVYTSADSVLQICGHEETFGLEELYRCCEIARELTLKDEWKVGRVIARPYLGDKEHGFTRTSNRHDYALKPYGETALNALNDKGYDVISVGKISDIFDGEGITESHKSKSSVHGMEQTLEIMDKDFKGLCFVNLVDFDALWGHRRNPKGYAEELEKFDVNLGNVLDKLKEDDLLIITADHGNDPTYTGSDHTREHVPFIAYSPSMNGNGILETCDTFATIGATIADNFDVKMPEDTIGKSVLEKLN; encoded by the coding sequence ATGAAAAAATATAATAGAATTTTTACAATAGTAATAGATTCACTTGGAATTGGACAGATGAATGATTCAGAAAAATATGGTGATGTTAATGTAGATACATTAGGACATATTGCAGATTCAGTAGAAAGTTTTAATATTCCTAATCTTCAAAAGTTAGGATTAGCAAATTTACATCCTATAAAGCATGTAAAAAGTATTGAAAAACCACTTGGATATGCGATGAAAATGAGAGAAGCAAGTGTTGGAAAAGATACAATGACAGGACATTGGGAAATGATGGGGCTTCATATAACAAAGCCATTCCAGACATTTACTGATACAGGATTTCCTAAAGAATTGTTAGATGAATTAGAAAAGAGAACAGGACATAAAATTGTAGGAAATAAAAGTGCAAGTGGAACTGAAATACTAGATGAACTTGCTGAACATCAGATGAAAACAGGTGATATGATAGTTTATACATCAGCTGATTCAGTATTACAAATCTGTGGACATGAAGAAACATTTGGATTAGAAGAATTGTACAGATGCTGTGAAATAGCAAGAGAACTTACTCTTAAAGATGAATGGAAAGTTGGAAGAGTAATTGCAAGACCATATTTAGGGGATAAGGAACATGGTTTTACACGTACAAGTAATAGACATGATTATGCATTAAAACCATATGGTGAAACAGCTCTAAATGCGCTTAATGATAAAGGATATGATGTTATATCAGTAGGAAAAATAAGTGATATATTTGATGGTGAGGGTATAACAGAATCTCATAAATCAAAGAGTTCAGTTCATGGAATGGAACAGACTTTAGAGATTATGGATAAAGATTTTAAAGGTTTATGTTTTGTAAATTTAGTTGATTTTGATGCATTGTGGGGACATAGAAGAAATCCTAAAGGATATGCAGAAGAATTAGAAAAATTTGATGTGAATTTAGGAAATGTACTAGATAAACTTAAAGAAGATGATTTATTAATAATAACAGCAGATCATGGAAATGATCCAACATATACAGGAAGTGATCATACTCGTGAACATGTGCCATTTATAGCATATTCACCATCAATGAATGGAAATGGGATTTTAGAAACATGTGATACGTTTGCTACAATTGGTGCAACAATAGCAGATAATTTTGATGTTAAAATGCCAGAAGATACAATTGGAAAATCAGTTTTAGAAAAATTAAATTAA
- a CDS encoding transketolase: MNKDNLNQICKEVKKDIIEMIYEAKSGHPGGSLSCSEILTYLYYEKMNVSVEKSKDENRDRFVLSKGHAAPALYAVLAEKGYFSKSELKSLRKIGGLLQGHPDAKHINGVDVSTGSLGQGISNAVGMALGLKALNKNSKVYTILGDGELQEGLVWEAAMAAGHYKLNNLVAVIDNNGLQIDGKNEEVMNVNPLDDKFRSFGWNVVLCDDGNDFDSIDKAFSEADKCSDKPTVIIAKTVKGKGVSFMENEAGWHGAAPNEEEKNKAIKEILA, translated from the coding sequence ATGAATAAAGATAATTTAAATCAAATATGTAAAGAAGTTAAAAAAGATATTATTGAAATGATATATGAAGCAAAGTCAGGGCATCCAGGTGGATCTCTATCATGTTCTGAAATTCTGACTTATCTATATTATGAAAAAATGAATGTAAGTGTTGAAAAATCTAAAGATGAAAATAGAGATAGATTTGTTTTGAGTAAGGGTCATGCAGCTCCAGCCCTATATGCTGTATTAGCTGAAAAAGGATATTTCTCAAAAAGTGAACTTAAAAGTTTAAGAAAAATAGGTGGTTTATTACAAGGTCATCCAGATGCTAAACACATTAATGGAGTTGATGTTTCAACAGGTTCTTTAGGACAGGGAATATCAAATGCTGTAGGAATGGCTCTTGGTCTTAAAGCATTAAATAAAAATTCTAAAGTATATACAATATTAGGAGATGGAGAGCTTCAAGAAGGATTAGTATGGGAAGCAGCTATGGCAGCAGGTCACTATAAGCTAAATAATCTAGTTGCAGTTATTGATAATAATGGATTACAAATTGATGGTAAGAATGAAGAAGTAATGAATGTTAATCCTTTAGATGACAAGTTTAGAAGCTTTGGATGGAACGTTGTTTTATGTGATGATGGAAATGATTTTGATTCAATTGATAAAGCATTTTCAGAAGCAGATAAGTGTAGTGATAAACCAACTGTTATTATTGCAAAGACTGTTAAGGGAAAAGGTGTAAGTTTTATGGAAAATGAAGCTGGATGGCACGGTGCAGCCCCTAATGAAGAAGAAAAAAATAAAGCAATAAAAGAAATTCTTGCATAA
- a CDS encoding transketolase family protein — protein MGKATRESYGIALVELGHENEKVVVLDADLSKSTKTNGFKTEFKDRFFNAGIAEQNLMGMAAGMANVGLVPFASTFAVFASGRAFEIIRNSICYPKVNVKIAATHAGITVGEDGGSHQSVEDIALMCSLPNMTVIVPADDREARAATKAAAEFKGPVYLRFGRCNTEDIFNEDYKFEIGKGVELREGNDVTIIATGMMVQKAIEASKQLETEGIKARVINMSTIKPIDREIIIKAAKETKGIVTAEEHSIIGGLGAMVSAVVCSECPTKVKMVGIQDSFGESGTPDELMKKYKLTSDEIVLKVKEMV, from the coding sequence ATGGGAAAAGCAACAAGAGAATCATATGGAATAGCATTAGTTGAACTTGGTCATGAAAATGAAAAGGTAGTAGTTTTAGATGCCGATCTTTCAAAATCGACTAAAACAAATGGATTTAAAACAGAATTTAAAGATAGATTTTTCAATGCTGGAATTGCGGAACAGAATTTAATGGGTATGGCAGCTGGTATGGCAAATGTTGGGTTAGTTCCTTTTGCAAGCACTTTTGCAGTATTTGCAAGTGGAAGAGCATTTGAAATAATAAGAAATTCTATCTGTTATCCAAAAGTAAATGTTAAAATAGCAGCAACTCATGCTGGAATAACTGTAGGTGAAGATGGTGGATCACATCAGTCAGTTGAAGATATAGCACTTATGTGTTCACTTCCTAATATGACAGTAATAGTGCCAGCAGATGATAGAGAAGCAAGAGCAGCAACTAAAGCAGCTGCTGAATTTAAAGGACCTGTATATTTAAGATTTGGAAGATGTAATACTGAAGATATATTCAATGAAGATTATAAGTTTGAAATTGGTAAAGGTGTTGAACTTAGAGAAGGTAATGATGTAACAATAATTGCAACAGGAATGATGGTGCAAAAAGCTATTGAAGCATCAAAACAACTTGAAACAGAAGGTATTAAAGCAAGAGTTATAAATATGTCTACAATAAAACCAATAGATAGAGAAATAATAATTAAAGCTGCAAAAGAAACAAAGGGAATAGTTACAGCAGAAGAACATTCAATAATTGGTGGACTTGGAGCTATGGTTTCAGCTGTTGTATGTAGTGAATGTCCTACTAAAGTAAAAATGGTTGGAATACAAGATTCATTTGGTGAGTCAGGAACTCCTGATGAATTAATGAAAAAATACAAATTAACATCTGATGAGATAGTTTTAAAAGTAAAAGAAATGGTTTAA
- the deoD gene encoding purine-nucleoside phosphorylase — translation MSIHINAKQGEIAESVLLPGDPLRAKFIADTFLEDVVCYNEVRGMFGFTGTYKGKRISVQGTGMGIPSMSIYASELINEYGVKNLIRIGTCGGYHEDVKVRDVVMAMSACTDSNLNLTRFQGRTYAPTANFELLKKAYDTAVEKGIEPKVGTVYSSDIFYGDDNEDWKKWAAFGCLGVEMEAAGLYTVAAKHHVKALAIMTVSDHFITGEVTSAEERQTTFKNMMEIALDAIVSL, via the coding sequence ATGAGCATACATATAAATGCAAAACAAGGCGAAATAGCAGAAAGCGTATTATTACCAGGAGATCCACTTAGAGCTAAATTTATAGCAGATACTTTTTTAGAAGATGTAGTTTGTTATAATGAAGTAAGAGGTATGTTTGGCTTTACAGGAACATACAAAGGTAAAAGAATTTCAGTTCAAGGGACAGGAATGGGAATTCCTTCAATGTCTATTTATGCAAGTGAATTAATTAATGAATATGGTGTTAAGAACCTTATAAGAATAGGAACATGTGGTGGATACCATGAAGATGTTAAAGTAAGAGATGTTGTTATGGCAATGTCAGCATGTACAGATTCAAATCTTAATTTAACAAGATTCCAAGGAAGAACTTATGCACCAACAGCTAATTTTGAATTATTAAAGAAAGCTTATGATACTGCAGTTGAAAAAGGTATTGAACCTAAAGTTGGAACTGTATATAGTTCAGATATATTTTATGGAGATGATAATGAAGACTGGAAGAAATGGGCAGCTTTTGGATGCTTAGGTGTTGAAATGGAAGCAGCTGGACTTTATACTGTAGCGGCAAAACATCATGTAAAAGCATTAGCAATTATGACTGTAAGTGATCATTTTATTACAGGTGAAGTTACAAGTGCAGAGGAAAGACAAACAACATTTAAAAATATGATGGAAATTGCACTTGATGCTATAGTAAGTCTATAA
- the fsa gene encoding fructose-6-phosphate aldolase: MKIFVDTANIEEIKKANDLGVICGVTTNPSLIAKEGRDFNEVIKEITSIVDGPISGEVISMNCEGMLKEAREIAKINKNMVVKIPMCEEGLKAVSILSKEGIKTNVTLIFSALQALLASRAGATYVSPFLGRLDDIGSEGIKLIEDIAEIFAIHDIDTEIISASVRNPIHVLQCAKAGSDIATIPYKVIVQMINHPLTDAGIEKFLKDYEGMNK; this comes from the coding sequence ATGAAAATTTTTGTTGATACAGCGAATATAGAAGAAATAAAAAAAGCAAATGATTTAGGTGTAATATGTGGAGTAACAACAAATCCATCACTTATAGCTAAAGAAGGACGTGACTTTAATGAAGTTATAAAAGAAATAACATCTATTGTTGATGGTCCTATAAGTGGTGAAGTTATTTCTATGAATTGTGAAGGAATGCTTAAAGAAGCAAGAGAAATAGCAAAAATTAATAAAAATATGGTAGTAAAGATTCCAATGTGTGAAGAAGGCTTAAAAGCAGTAAGTATTCTTAGCAAAGAAGGAATTAAAACAAATGTAACTTTAATATTTTCAGCACTTCAAGCTTTATTAGCATCTAGAGCAGGTGCAACTTACGTAAGTCCTTTCTTAGGAAGATTAGATGATATCGGAAGTGAAGGAATCAAATTAATAGAAGATATTGCAGAAATATTTGCAATTCATGATATTGATACTGAAATAATCTCAGCAAGTGTTAGAAACCCAATTCACGTATTACAATGTGCAAAAGCAGGATCTGATATAGCAACAATACCATATAAAGTAATTGTTCAGATGATAAATCATCCTTTAACAGATGCAGGTATTGAAAAGTTTTTAAAAGATTATGAAGGTATGAATAAATAA
- a CDS encoding GntR family transcriptional regulator — protein MDKVNLENNQKQLRYVAVYDKLFKMINEGIFKDGARLPSEPDLAKSLGVSRTTLRQALALLQDDGLIKNIQGKGNFIQKSTSDKSSGLEIIDNPIYKCINETIDNVEIDFHIELPNDYMLQILQKKTAVCVVVDRWYKSNDIVVAYSFTLIPIETISENNIDLNSKEELLKFLENDIYSRSSKSTIEIKHSASGSFTAKKYSLYSNGQCHLIQESLYTSTDNNPAVYNKHYLPLDISSIKINSFK, from the coding sequence ATGGATAAAGTTAATTTAGAAAATAATCAAAAACAACTACGTTACGTTGCCGTATATGATAAATTATTTAAAATGATTAATGAGGGAATTTTTAAAGATGGTGCACGTCTTCCTAGTGAACCTGACCTTGCAAAATCTTTAGGAGTGAGCAGAACTACTCTAAGACAAGCTCTTGCCCTTTTACAAGATGATGGTCTTATAAAAAATATACAAGGAAAAGGAAATTTCATACAAAAGTCTACATCTGACAAAAGTTCAGGTTTAGAAATAATAGATAATCCTATTTATAAATGCATTAATGAAACTATAGATAATGTAGAAATAGATTTTCATATCGAACTTCCAAATGACTATATGCTTCAGATACTACAAAAAAAGACAGCTGTATGTGTTGTTGTTGATAGATGGTATAAATCAAATGATATTGTAGTTGCTTATAGTTTTACATTAATTCCAATAGAAACAATTTCTGAAAATAATATTGATTTAAACAGTAAAGAAGAACTTTTAAAGTTCTTAGAAAATGATATATATTCAAGATCATCGAAATCCACAATTGAAATAAAACACTCTGCATCGGGAAGCTTTACTGCAAAAAAATACTCATTATATTCTAATGGTCAATGTCACTTAATACAAGAAAGCTTATACACAAGTACAGATAATAATCCAGCTGTCTATAACAAGCATTATCTTCCATTAGATATAAGTTCAATTAAAATAAACTCATTTAAATAA
- a CDS encoding NupC/NupG family nucleoside CNT transporter → MKVIMSLLGIAVVFGFMYLLSSDRKNIPYKTVIKALGIQLLIAVVLLKFPLGRYVVQKISDVVTSVLNCGKDGIAFVFGSLADSSSATGNIFGIQTLGNIIFVSALVGALYYLGVVGFIVKVIGKAVGKVLGTSHVESFVAVANMFLGQTESPILVSKYLGKMTKSEIVVVLVSGMGSMSATIIGGYTALGIPMEYLLIASALVPMGSIALSKVLMPETEETFDVEELKIDNKGDNENILSAIAEGAMSGLQTALAIGASLIAILGLVAIVNLILGFFGLNLEKIFSYIFAPFGYLMGLDGSEVFIAGNLLGSKLVLNEFVAFQSLGQIISELSYRTGLILSVSLAGFANISSIGICISGISALCPEKRNILSKLAFKSMLAGFSVSLLSAIIVGLVTLI, encoded by the coding sequence ATGAAAGTAATTATGAGTTTACTTGGAATAGCTGTTGTATTTGGATTTATGTATTTATTATCATCAGATAGAAAGAATATCCCTTATAAGACAGTTATAAAAGCATTGGGAATTCAATTATTAATTGCAGTGGTGTTACTTAAATTTCCTTTAGGAAGATATGTAGTACAAAAGATATCTGATGTGGTTACAAGTGTTTTAAATTGTGGAAAAGATGGTATAGCATTTGTATTTGGAAGCCTTGCTGATTCGAGTTCGGCAACAGGTAATATATTTGGAATTCAGACTCTTGGAAACATAATATTCGTATCTGCATTAGTTGGAGCGTTGTATTATTTAGGTGTAGTAGGTTTTATAGTAAAAGTTATTGGAAAAGCTGTTGGAAAAGTTTTAGGTACAAGTCATGTTGAAAGCTTTGTGGCAGTTGCTAATATGTTTTTGGGACAAACTGAAAGTCCAATATTAGTAAGTAAATATTTGGGTAAAATGACAAAGAGTGAAATTGTTGTTGTATTGGTTTCTGGAATGGGAAGTATGTCAGCGACTATAATTGGTGGATATACAGCCCTTGGAATTCCAATGGAGTATTTACTTATTGCAAGTGCTCTTGTTCCTATGGGAAGCATAGCATTATCAAAAGTATTAATGCCTGAAACTGAAGAAACTTTTGATGTTGAAGAGTTGAAAATTGACAATAAAGGTGATAATGAAAATATACTATCAGCTATTGCAGAAGGTGCTATGAGTGGATTACAGACTGCTTTAGCAATTGGAGCATCTCTTATAGCTATATTAGGGTTAGTTGCTATAGTAAATTTAATTTTAGGATTCTTTGGATTAAATCTTGAAAAAATATTCTCATATATATTTGCACCATTTGGATATCTAATGGGATTAGATGGAAGCGAAGTATTTATAGCAGGAAATCTTCTTGGAAGCAAGCTTGTATTAAATGAATTTGTTGCATTTCAATCATTAGGTCAAATAATTTCAGAATTGAGCTATAGAACAGGATTGATTTTATCTGTGTCTCTTGCTGGATTTGCTAATATATCAAGTATTGGTATATGTATTTCAGGAATATCAGCATTATGTCCTGAAAAAAGAAATATTCTTTCTAAACTTGCATTTAAATCAATGCTTGCTGGATTTTCAGTAAGTCTTTTAAGTGCAATAATAGTTGGATTAGTTACATTAATATAG
- a CDS encoding phosphopentomutase: protein MKKYNRIFTIVIDSLGIGQMDDAKEYGDVNVDTLGHIAESVERFNIPNLQRLGISNLHPIKHVEKADKALGYAMKMAEASVGKDTMTGHWEMMGLHITKPFQTFTDTGFPKELLDELEKRTGHKIVGNKSASGTEILDELAEHQMKTGDMIVYTSADSVLQICGHEETFGLDELYRCCEIAREITLKDEWKVGRVIARPYLGDKEHGFTRTSNRHDYALKPYGTTVLNVLKDSSYDVISVGKISDIFDGEGITESHKSKSSVHGMEQTLEIMDNDFKGLCFVNLVDFDALWGHRRNPKGYAEELEKFDINLGKVLDKLKEDDLLIITADHGNDPTYIGSDHTREYVPFIAYSPLMEGNGVLDTCDTFATIGATIADNFNLNMPENTIGKSILDKLQ, encoded by the coding sequence ATGAAAAAATATAATAGAATTTTTACAATAGTTATAGATTCATTAGGGATAGGTCAAATGGATGATGCAAAAGAATATGGAGATGTAAATGTTGATACACTGGGACATATTGCAGAATCAGTTGAAAGATTTAATATACCGAATCTTCAAAGATTAGGTATATCAAATTTACATCCAATAAAGCATGTTGAAAAAGCTGACAAAGCATTAGGATATGCAATGAAGATGGCAGAAGCAAGTGTTGGAAAAGATACAATGACAGGTCATTGGGAAATGATGGGACTTCATATTACAAAGCCATTCCAAACATTTACTGATACAGGATTTCCTAAGGAATTATTAGATGAATTAGAAAAGAGAACAGGACATAAAATTGTAGGAAATAAAAGTGCAAGTGGAACTGAAATACTAGATGAACTTGCTGAACATCAGATGAAAACAGGTGATATGATAGTTTATACATCAGCTGATTCAGTATTACAAATTTGTGGACATGAAGAAACATTTGGATTAGATGAACTTTATAGATGTTGTGAAATAGCAAGAGAAATAACATTAAAAGACGAATGGAAAGTTGGAAGAGTAATTGCAAGACCTTACCTTGGGGATAAAGAACATGGGTTCACTCGTACAAGTAATAGACATGACTATGCTTTAAAGCCATATGGAACAACTGTACTTAATGTTTTAAAAGATAGCAGTTATGATGTTATATCAGTAGGAAAAATAAGTGATATATTTGACGGTGAGGGTATAACAGAATCTCATAAATCAAAGAGTTCAGTTCATGGAATGGAACAAACTTTAGAAATTATGGATAATGATTTTAAAGGATTATGTTTTGTAAACTTAGTTGATTTTGATGCATTATGGGGACATAGAAGAAATCCAAAGGGATATGCAGAAGAATTAGAAAAGTTTGATATTAATCTAGGTAAAGTTTTAGATAAACTTAAGGAAGATGATTTATTAATAATAACTGCAGACCATGGAAATGATCCTACATATATAGGAAGTGATCATACTCGTGAGTATGTACCATTTATAGCATACTCACCATTAATGGAAGGAAACGGAGTATTAGACACTTGTGATACTTTTGCTACAATTGGTGCTACAATAGCAGATAATTTTAATTTGAATATGCCTGAAAACACAATAGGTAAATCAATTTTAGATAAATTACAATAG
- a CDS encoding GH25 family lysozyme, whose translation MLWFSLLNASKKYYITIFIVISLIVSFSAFNMITIDRNVQASYINSRVKGINISNNDGNLDLSSVTQAGGKYVYLKATEGATFRDSYMDTYYNQCKDLGMKIGVYHYLVNTSSPEEQAENFYNTISKYNWDLIPMLDTEVYFDGLEDYIKRFKVAFNKLSPLKLGIYSYTSFIDKYLNNADSEIYEMPLWEANYNGKPWSSVGDNKFTNLVGHQYSTEKHISDYIGDFNGDLNEFNEGCLINQ comes from the coding sequence TTGCTTTGGTTTAGTTTATTGAATGCAAGCAAGAAGTACTACATAACTATTTTTATTGTAATAAGTCTTATTGTTAGTTTCAGTGCTTTTAATATGATAACTATAGATAGAAATGTACAGGCTTCATATATAAATAGCAGAGTAAAAGGAATTAATATTTCTAATAATGATGGTAATTTAGATTTATCTTCTGTAACACAAGCAGGTGGTAAATATGTTTATTTAAAAGCAACAGAGGGAGCAACATTTAGGGATTCATATATGGATACATATTATAATCAGTGTAAAGATCTTGGAATGAAAATTGGAGTATATCATTATTTGGTGAATACAAGCAGCCCAGAAGAACAAGCAGAAAATTTTTATAATACTATATCTAAATATAATTGGGATCTCATACCTATGTTGGATACAGAAGTTTATTTTGATGGACTTGAAGATTACATAAAGAGATTTAAGGTTGCTTTTAACAAATTATCACCTCTAAAGTTGGGGATTTATAGCTATACAAGTTTTATTGATAAATATTTAAATAATGCTGATTCTGAAATATATGAAATGCCTTTATGGGAGGCTAACTATAATGGAAAACCTTGGAGCAGTGTTGGGGATAATAAGTTTACAAATTTAGTCGGACATCAGTATTCAACAGAAAAACATATTAGTGATTATATTGGGGATTTTAATGGTGATCTTAATGAGTTTAATGAAGGCTGCCTAATAAATCAATAA